TCTCGGGGCGCGCGGCGGGCACCACCCAGGAGCTGGTGCGGGCGGCCCTCGACGGGGCGAGCCCGGTGGCGGTGCTGGCCCGGCGCTTCTCGGTGCCACTGCGGATCGTGGACGCCGGGGTGGACTGCGACCCGGAGCTGCTTCCCGAGTCCGTCGTACGTCACCGGGTGCGGCGCGGATCGGGGCGCATCGACATCGAGGACGCCCTGACCGCCGAGGAGGCCGAGCGGGCCGTCCGCCTGGGCATGGCCATCGCCGACGAGGAAGCCGACTCCGGCACCGATCTGGTGGTGCTCGGCGACCTGAGCGTCGGCGGGACCACGGCGGCGGCCACCCTCGTCGCGGCCCTGTGCGGTACGGACGCCTCCGTGGTGACCGGGCGCGGCGGTGCGGGCATCGACGACCTGGCCTGGATGCGCAAGTGCGCCGCGATCCGGGACGCGCTGCGCCGGGCCCGGCCGGTGCTCGGCGACCAGCTGGAGCTGCTGGCCACGGTGGGCGGGGCGGATCTGGCCGCGATGACCGGGTTCCTGCTCCAGTCGGCGGTGCGCCGGATGCCGGTGGTCCTGGACGGGGTCGTCGCGGCGGCCTGTGCGCTGGTGGCGCAGCGGGCGGCGTTCCGGGCGCCGGACTGGTGGCTGGCCGGGCAGGTCAGCGGGGAGCCCGCGCAGTCGAAGGCGCTGGACCGGATGGCGCTGACCCCGCTGCTGGACCACGGGGTCACGGTGGGCGAGGGCACGGGGGCGCTGCTGGCCCTGCCGCTGGTGCAGGCGGCGGCCGCGTTCGCCGCCGAGCTGCCGGAGCGTACGCCGGTGGCGGCGGCGGACGAGGACGAGGCGGCCCCCGCCGAGGACGATGTGAAGGCACCGGACGCGACCTGAGCGGCCGGGGGCGGTGCGGGCGCGCGAGCCGGCCCGCACCGCCCGGCCTGGTACGGGCCACGGGCGGCCCCACCGCCCCCATGCCCGTAATGCACCATATGATCATCTCTCATGGGAGAGGTTCGATCGGCCGAAGAGACAGCCCGGCGCAGCACCGCCCGGTCCCGGCGCGGCGCGGCGTTCGCCATCTGGTATCTGCGCATCGTCTCGTTCATCAATTTCCTGAGCGCCGTCTGGGTCAGCCTCGGCCAGGACCTGCGCCGCCACAACACCGAGAACTACTTCACGCCGTATCTGCTCACGGCCGGGTTCTCCTCCGGAGTGATCGCCCTGTTCCTGGCGGTCACCATGCGGCGGCGCAAGCGGGCCGCGTGGATCGTGAACATGGTGCTGGGCGGGCTCGTCCTCGTCGCTCTGGTCCTCGCGTTCTTCTTCGCGGAGATCCGGCAGCACGCCCAGAACTGGGTCTCGCTCGGGCTGACGGCGGCCTTCGTCGTGGCGCTGCTGCTGGGGCGGCGGGAGTTCTACGCCAAGGGCGACCGCTCCAACCCCAAGCTGGCGGCCCTGGTCGCCGTGGTGGGGCTGCTGGTCACCTCGCTGGTCGCGACGGCCCTGGTCACCGTCACCAACACCGCCCACGACGAGTACCGCTCCACCTTCCTGGACCGCTGGCGCTACGGCGCGCTGCGGCTGATCTCCGTGGCCGCCGACGACTCGCGCTTCCCCGGGATCACCACCCCGGGCTGGGTCAACGTCGTGATCAACATCCTCTCGACGCTGCTCCTGATCGCTGTCGTGTACGCCGCGTTCCGCTCCCGCCGGGCCGTCGACCCGCTCTCCCCCGCGGACGAGGCCAAGGTGCGCGCCCTGCTGGACAAGCACGGCGACCGGGACTCGCTGGGCTACTTCGCGCTGCGCCGGGAGAAGAGCGCCGTCTGGTCGCCCACCGGAAAGGCCGCCGTGGTCTACCGGGTGGTCGGCGGGGTCTCGCTGGCCTCCGGCGACCCGATCGGCGACCCGGAGGCCTGGCCGGGCGCGATCGAACCGTGGCTCGCCGAGGCCCGTGAGCACGGCTGGATCCCGGCGGTGATGGGCGCGAGCGAGGAGGCGGGC
This DNA window, taken from Streptomyces griseus subsp. griseus, encodes the following:
- a CDS encoding phosphatidylglycerol lysyltransferase domain-containing protein; translated protein: MGEVRSAEETARRSTARSRRGAAFAIWYLRIVSFINFLSAVWVSLGQDLRRHNTENYFTPYLLTAGFSSGVIALFLAVTMRRRKRAAWIVNMVLGGLVLVALVLAFFFAEIRQHAQNWVSLGLTAAFVVALLLGRREFYAKGDRSNPKLAALVAVVGLLVTSLVATALVTVTNTAHDEYRSTFLDRWRYGALRLISVAADDSRFPGITTPGWVNVVINILSTLLLIAVVYAAFRSRRAVDPLSPADEAKVRALLDKHGDRDSLGYFALRREKSAVWSPTGKAAVVYRVVGGVSLASGDPIGDPEAWPGAIEPWLAEAREHGWIPAVMGASEEAGTVYARHGMDALELGDEAIVETADFTLDGRAMRGVRQAYNRVKRAGYEVTIRRHADIPEDEMAELVRRADDWRDGETERGFSMALGRLGDPADGQCVMLECRNGGEGGKPETQGKPGAQGDTDATTEPGELRAVLSFVPWGPHGLSLDLMRRDRDAENGLMEFMVIELLQRSGEIGITQVSLNFAMFRSVFERGSRLGAGPVLRLWRALLSFFSRWWQIESLYRANAKYRPIWEPRFMLFEKSADLARISIAAGRAEGFLEAPGLPKWLHRARLGAPR
- the cobT gene encoding nicotinate-nucleotide--dimethylbenzimidazole phosphoribosyltransferase; the encoded protein is MNLDDFSDLIERPDGGVRRDAEERRERLIVPPGALGRLDELGEWLSAAQQSVPVRALSQPRVVLFAGDHGVAELGVSGRAAGTTQELVRAALDGASPVAVLARRFSVPLRIVDAGVDCDPELLPESVVRHRVRRGSGRIDIEDALTAEEAERAVRLGMAIADEEADSGTDLVVLGDLSVGGTTAAATLVAALCGTDASVVTGRGGAGIDDLAWMRKCAAIRDALRRARPVLGDQLELLATVGGADLAAMTGFLLQSAVRRMPVVLDGVVAAACALVAQRAAFRAPDWWLAGQVSGEPAQSKALDRMALTPLLDHGVTVGEGTGALLALPLVQAAAAFAAELPERTPVAAADEDEAAPAEDDVKAPDAT